The following proteins are co-located in the Solanum pennellii chromosome 1, SPENNV200 genome:
- the LOC107008093 gene encoding cinnamoyl-CoA reductase 1-like has protein sequence MAMKTVCVTGASGYIASWLVKFLLQRGYTVKATVRDLNDQKKVDHLTSLDGAKERLHLFKADLLEEGSFDAVVEGCEGVFHTASPFYLGVKDPQVEMIDPALKGTLNVLGSVAKTPSVRRVVLTSSVAAVAFNGKPRTPEVVVDETWWSDPDFCRESQLWYVLSKTLAEDAAWKFVKEKAFDMVTINPAMVIGGLLQPTLNTSAAAILQLLNGSETYPNSTFGWVNVKDVALAHILAFENPAANGRYLMVESVAHYSEIVKILRELYPTMKLPEKCADDKPFTPTYQVNVERAKKLGIEFIPLAESLKETAESLKEKKFY, from the exons ATGGCGATGAAAACAGTATGTGTAACAGGAGCTTCAGGCTACATAGCTTCATGGCTAGTCAAATTTTTGCTTCAGCGTGGTTATACTGTTAAAGCTACTGTTCGCGATCTCA ATGATCAAAAAAAGGTAGATCACTTGACATCCCTGGATGGAGCTAAGGAGAGACTCCACTTGTTCAAAGCGGACCTACTTGAAGAAGGTTCATTTGATGCTGTTGTTGAGGGGTGTGAAGGCGTGTTTCATACAGCATCTCCTTTTTACCTTGGAGTCAAGGATCCACAG GTGGAGATGATTGATCCTGCACTGAAGGGGACACTTAATGTTCTTGGATCAGTTGCAAAGACACCATCTGTTAGAAGAGTGGTCTTGACATCATCTGTTGCAGCAGTTGCTTTCAATGGCAAGCCAAGAACCCCTGAAGTGGTGGTTGATGAAACATGGTGGTCAGATCCTGACTTTTGCAGAGAATCACAG CTCTGGTATGTGCTTTCGAAGACATTAGCTGAGGATGCTGCGTGGAAGTTTGTGAAAGAGAAAGCTTTCGATATGGTTACAATAAACCCAGCAATGGTTATAGGCGGTTTGTTGCAACCAACACTTAATACAAGTGCTGCTGCCATCTTACAACTGCTAAATG GTTCTGAAACATACCCAAATTCTACATTTGGTTGGGTTAACGTGAAAGATGTCGCCCTCGCACATATTCTGGCATTTGAAAACCCTGCAGCTAATGGTAGATATTTAATGGTGGAGTCAGTTGCACACTACTCTGAGATAGTAAAGATATTACGCGAGCTTTACCCTACAATGAAGCTTCCAGAAAA GTGTGCTGATGATAAGCCATTTACGCCAACATACCAGGTTAACGTTGAAAGAGCCAAAAAATTGGGTATTGAATTCATTCCCTTGGCGGAAAGCCTCAAGGAAACTGCTGAAAGCTTGAAAGAGAAGAAGTTTTACTGA
- the LOC107017318 gene encoding cinnamoyl-CoA reductase 1-like: MSLTAKTVCVTGASGYIASWLVKFLLHSGYNVKASVRDPNDPKKTQHLLSLGGAKERLHLFKANLLEEGSFDAVVDGCEGVFHTASPFYYSVTDPQAELLDPAVKGTLNLLGSCAKAPSVKRVVLTSSIAAVAYSGQPRTPEVVVDESWWTSPDYCKEKQLWYVLSKTLAEDAAWKFVKEKGIDMVVVNPAMVIGPLLQPTLNTSSAAVLSLVNGAETYPNSSFGWVNVKDVANAHILAFENPSANGRYLMVERVAHYSDILKILRDLYPTMQLPEKCADDNPLMQNYQVSKEKAKSLGIEFTTLEESIKETVESLKEKKFFGGSSSI; encoded by the exons ATGAGTCTGACAGCGAAAACAGTGTGTGTAACAGGAGCTTCAGGTTACATAGCTTCATGGCTAGTCAAATTCTTGCTACATAGTGGTTACAATGTGAAGGCTTCTGTTCGTGATCCAA ATGATCCCAAGAAAACGCAGCACTTGCTTTCTCTTGGGGGGGCCAAGGAGAGGCTTCACTTGTTCAAAGCAAACCTATTAGAAGAAGGTTCATTTGATGCTGTAGTTGATGGATGTGAAGGTGTATTCCATACAGCGTCTCCTTTTTACTACTCTGTTACAGACCCACAG GCTGAATTACTTGATCCTGCTGTTAAGGGAACACTCAATCTTCTCGGTTCATGTGCCAAAGCACCATCAGTAAAACGAGTTGTTTTAACATCTTCCATAGCTGCAGTTGCTTACAGTGGTCAGCCTCGGACACCTGAGGTTGTGGTTGATGAGAGCTGGTGGACCAGTCCAGACTACTGCAAAGAAAAGCAG CTCTGGTATGTCCTCTCAAAGACATTGGCTGAGGATGCTGCGTGGAAGTTTGTGAAGGAGAAAGGCATTGATATGGTTGTAGTAAACCCTGCTATGGTTATTGGTCCTTTGTTACAGCCTACACTTAATACCAGTTCTGCTGCAGTCTTGAGCTTGGTAAATG GTGCTGAGACATACCCAAATTCCTCTTTTGGGTGGGTTAACGTGAAAGATGTTGCAAATGCACATATTCTCGCATTTGAGAACCCTTCAGCTAATGGAAGATACTTAATGGTTGAGAGAGTTGCACACTATTCTGATATATTGAAGATATTGCGTGACCTTTATCCTACTATGCAACTTCCAGAAAA GTGTGCTGATGACAACCCATTGATGCAAAATTATCAAGTATCAAAGGAGAAGGCAAAAAGCTTGGGAATTGAGTTTACTACCCTTGAAGAAAGCATCAAAGAAACTGTTGAAAGTTTGAAGGAAAAGAAGTTTTTTGGAGGTTCATCttctatataa
- the LOC107008092 gene encoding cinnamoyl-CoA reductase 1-like, whose translation MSLETKTVVCVTGASGFIASWLVKLLLNHGYTVKASVRDPNDQEKIDHLTCLDGAKERLHLFKASLLEQGSFDAVVDGCEGVFHTASPCYFEAKDPQAELIDPAVKGTLNVLGSVAKTPTVRRVVLTSSIAAVSFNGKPRTPEAVIDETWWSDPDYCRKKQLWYILSKTLAEDAVWKFVKEKAFDMVTINPAMVIGSFLQPTLNTTCDAILQLLKGSETYPNTTSGWVNVKDVALAHILAFENPSANGRYIMVESVAHYSELVQILRELYPTMKLPESCVVDKPFPPKYQVNIEKTRTLGVEFTPLALSIKETAESLKEKKFY comes from the exons atgagttTGGAAACAAAAACAGTAGTGTGTGTAACAGGAGCTTCTGGTTTCATAGCTTCATGGCTAGTCAAATTATtgctaaatcatggttatacTGTGAAGGCTTCTGTTCGTGATCcaa ATGATCAAGAAAAGATAGATCACTTGACGTGTCTTGATGGAGCCAAGGAGAGACTTCACTTGTTCAAAGCAAGCCTGCTGGAACAAGGTTCCTTTGATGCTGTTGTTGATGGCTGTGAAGGTGTATTTCATACAGCATCTCCTTGTTACTTTGAAGCTAAAGATCCACAG GCGGAACTGATTGATCCTGCAGTGAAGGGGACACTTAATGTTCTAGGATCAGTCGCGAAGACACCAACTGTTAGAAGAGTGGTTTTGACATCATCTATTGCAGCAGTTTCTTTCAACGGCAAGCCAAGAACGCCTGAAGCGGTGATTGATGAGACATGGTGGTCAGATCCTGACTATTGCAGAAAAAAACAG CTCTGGTATATACTTTCGAAGACATTGGCTGAGGACGCTGTGTGGAAGTTTGTGAAAGAGAAAGCTTTCGATATGGTTACAATAAATCCAGCAATGGTTATAGGCAGTTTTTTACAACCAACACTGAATACAACTTGTGATGCCATCTTACAATTGCTAAAAG GTTCTGAAACATATCCAAATACTACATCTGGATGGGTTAATGTGAAAGATGTTGCCCTCGCGCATATTCTAGCATTCGAAAATCCTTCAGCTAATGGTAGATATATAATGGTTGAGTCAGTTGCACATTACTCTGAGTTAGTACAGATATTACGCGAGCTTTACCCTACAATGAAGCTCCCAGAAAG TTGTGTTGTTGATAAGCCATTTCCGCCAAAGTATCAGGTTAACATCGAAAAAACCAGAACATTGGGTGTTGAGTTCACTCCTTTGGCTTTAAGCATCAAAGAAACTGCTGAAAGTTTGAAAGAGAAGAAATTTTATTGA